In Arachis stenosperma cultivar V10309 chromosome 1, arast.V10309.gnm1.PFL2, whole genome shotgun sequence, one DNA window encodes the following:
- the LOC130933848 gene encoding pentatricopeptide repeat-containing protein At2g20710, mitochondrial-like produces MGTLSYDKLLVVIKQLRSRKRYKNTLEVSFWMSEKGYSKPGSADFSLRLNLIAKAKEIEEAKSYFDSIPKYSRAVECYSSHRNCYAQVRDVDKDERIILQMKHLGFAKSTLARNTLLNLYYQTQNFDKVENLLLEMKEEGIQFNRFTFVTLINTYAAKSDIEGIGKLLAQLEDDPSYSQHADWWSVYFVAANCYGKLGLRDKAFNVLKKSEERLSSTIWKEAFSLPCDLICSNRKERRSDEVVEYL; encoded by the coding sequence ATGGGAACTCTTAGCTACGATAAACTGCTAGTCGTTATCAAGCAACTTAGGTCACGCAAAAGATATAAAAACACCCTCGAGGTATCATTTTGGATGTCTGAGAAAGGATACTCTAAACCTGGATCTGCAGATTTTAGTTTAAGACTGAACTTGATTGCAAAGGCCAAGGAAATAGAAGAAGCTAAATCTTATTTTGATAGCATTCCGAAATACTCAAGAGCTGTAGAATGTTACAGCTCTCATCGTAATTGCTATGCTCAAGTTAGGGATGTGGATAAAGATGAAAGGATCATACTGCAGATGAAACATTTGGGTTTCGCAAAGTCTACTTTGGCAAGAAATACTTTGCTTAATCTCTACTATCAAACACAAAACTTTGACAAAGTGGAAAATTTGTTGCTTGAAATGAAGGAAGAGGGTATTCAATTCAATAGATTTACATTTGTCACCTTGATTAACACATATGCGGCCAAATCTGATATAGAGGGAATCGGCAAACTTCTTGCACAGTTAGAAGATGATCCATCGTATTCCCAACATGCGGATTGGTGGAGTGTTTATTTTGTGGCAGCCAATTGTTATGGAAAACTCGGGCTTCGTGATAAAGCTTTTAACGTTTTAAAGAAATCAGAGGAGCGCCTGAGTTCTACAATCTGGAAAGAGGCATTTTCCTTACCTTGTGACTTAATATGCAGCAAtaggaaagaaagaagaagtgaTGAGGTTGTGGAATATTTATAA